TGTTATAGGGGCACATTCTTCAAGTATAGGTAAAATAGATCAAGATAAACTTTTTTACTTACTGAGTAGAGGGTTTGATGCTAAAAGTGATAAAAAATTAGTTGTT
This DNA window, taken from Streptobacillus felis, encodes the following:
- a CDS encoding SufD family Fe-S cluster assembly protein, which translates into the protein VIGAHSSSIGKIDQDKLFYLLSRGFDAKSDKKLVVESSFGPVFDAIVEEYIVVKLKEISERSL